In a single window of the Pirellulales bacterium genome:
- a CDS encoding transposase: MESFVRATLITTTTYGTWLPGDARGYVEGGRILPPAPRLAAYASRQLRREPMLLSELQRHRVFESLCAAADEFAYRLSDIVVETTHVHWIVGHDDAMAAMVGRLKTRTRQALQVGRVWTNGYCGRRLETLAELQTAREYLASHAGVKMIAGKPRFAN; encoded by the coding sequence ATGGAATCGTTCGTGCGGGCGACGCTGATCACGACCACCACGTACGGCACGTGGTTGCCCGGCGATGCCCGGGGATATGTCGAAGGGGGCCGCATCCTGCCCCCCGCGCCGCGGCTTGCGGCGTATGCGAGCCGGCAGCTTCGTCGCGAACCGATGCTGCTCAGCGAACTTCAACGACACCGCGTCTTTGAATCGCTCTGCGCGGCCGCCGACGAATTCGCTTACCGTTTGAGCGACATCGTCGTCGAAACGACCCATGTGCATTGGATCGTGGGGCACGACGACGCAATGGCCGCAATGGTCGGACGCTTGAAGACGCGCACGCGGCAAGCCTTGCAGGTCGGCCGCGTTTGGACGAACGGTTACTGCGGACGACGTTTGGAGACGCTCGCCGAGTTGCAGACGGCGCGCGAGTATCTGGCGAGTCATGCCGGCGTGAAAATGATTGCCGGAAAGCCCCGATTCGCCAACTGA
- a CDS encoding type II secretion system protein, translated as MRHGRGFTLIELLVVVAIIGVLVALLLPAVQAARGAARRTECGSNLRQIGLGIHQYVDVHRGRFPLIAYHNAQAAGEEQSWIMTLEPYTEAVDAIRLCPEDLDRIEGVYDAATSYAMNGYLREPQPIDPGLPPGVVAALEAQNDGMAGSFHNLSKTHDTIMVFEGIAARLRIDYDHVHSYLWFSEQNLANRGAPTYKVWTEVQKEVAVGRHLGKIANYLYADGHVGAITADEVQSWCLDGWNFAKPATM; from the coding sequence ATGCGCCATGGTCGCGGCTTTACGTTGATCGAGCTGCTGGTGGTCGTCGCGATCATCGGCGTCTTGGTCGCGCTGTTGCTGCCGGCCGTGCAAGCGGCCCGCGGCGCCGCGCGGCGGACCGAGTGCGGCAGCAACCTGCGGCAGATCGGGCTGGGGATTCACCAGTACGTCGACGTCCATCGCGGCCGCTTTCCGCTGATCGCGTATCACAACGCGCAAGCAGCCGGGGAAGAGCAATCGTGGATCATGACGCTCGAGCCCTACACGGAAGCGGTCGACGCGATCCGACTTTGCCCGGAGGACCTCGATCGGATCGAGGGGGTCTACGACGCCGCCACGAGCTACGCGATGAACGGTTACCTGCGCGAGCCGCAGCCGATCGACCCGGGGCTGCCTCCCGGCGTCGTCGCCGCGCTGGAAGCGCAGAACGACGGCATGGCGGGCAGCTTCCATAATCTGAGCAAGACGCACGACACGATCATGGTGTTCGAAGGGATCGCGGCCCGACTGCGGATCGACTACGACCACGTTCACAGCTACTTGTGGTTCAGCGAGCAGAATCTCGCGAATCGCGGGGCGCCGACCTACAAGGTGTGGACCGAAGTTCAGAAGGAAGTCGCCGTCGGCCGACATCTCGGCAAGATCGCCAACTATCTCTATGCCGACGGTCATGTCGGCGCCATCACGGCCGACGAGGTGCAATCGTGGTGCCTCGACGGATGGAATTTCGCCAAGCCGGCGACGATGTGA
- a CDS encoding HAD family phosphatase, whose product MSQLAVLFDVDGVLADSYRPHFLSWQRMFAEIDAEFTEADFRATFGRTNPDIFRQLYPGQLSPERMKELGDRKEILYREIVRTEFTPMPGAAELIDALAAAGFMLGVGSSGPPENVHLSLEKLARADKFGAVITGADVTRGKPEPEVFLKGAAKLGVPPAQCAVVEDAPQGIEAANRAGMTSIAITGTATRAALAHARLVVDSHAELTPERIAELITGR is encoded by the coding sequence ATGTCTCAGCTTGCCGTGTTGTTCGACGTCGACGGGGTGCTCGCCGATTCGTATCGCCCCCACTTTCTGTCGTGGCAACGGATGTTCGCCGAGATCGACGCCGAGTTCACCGAGGCGGACTTTCGCGCAACATTCGGGCGCACCAATCCCGACATCTTTCGGCAACTCTATCCGGGGCAACTCTCCCCCGAGCGGATGAAGGAGCTCGGCGATCGGAAAGAAATTCTCTACCGCGAGATCGTTCGCACGGAGTTCACGCCCATGCCGGGCGCCGCGGAGTTGATCGACGCCCTGGCGGCCGCGGGGTTCATGCTGGGGGTCGGGTCGTCGGGTCCGCCGGAGAACGTGCACCTGTCGTTGGAAAAGCTGGCGCGGGCCGACAAATTCGGCGCCGTGATCACCGGGGCCGACGTGACTCGCGGCAAGCCCGAGCCGGAGGTGTTTCTCAAGGGGGCCGCGAAATTGGGCGTGCCGCCGGCTCAGTGCGCCGTGGTCGAGGACGCGCCGCAGGGGATCGAGGCGGCCAACCGCGCGGGAATGACGAGCATCGCAATCACCGGCACGGCGACCCGCGCCGCGCTCGCCCATGCGCGGCTGGTGGTCGACTCGCACGCCGAGCTGACGCCGGAACGGATCGCGGAACTCATCACAGGGCGCTGA
- the recQ gene encoding DNA helicase RecQ produces MRRYWGYDAFRPLQRESMTCVMGRRDSVTVLPTGGGKSLCFQVPAVCRDGLALVVSPLISLMKDQVDALRQCGVPAAAINSTLSDAERRDVAAQVRNGELKLLYVAPERLVMSRTLEFLSSANVTFAAIDEAHCISAWGHDFRPEYRGLRILKEVFPGASVHAFTATASEPVRRDIAEQLGLADAVMLVGSFDRPNLTYRIVRGGSDRFGKLSRLVEQRRGESGIVYCISRKEVEKTAAGLAQLGHRAAPYHAGLSDDVRHRNQDAFLEERIDIVVATVAFGMGIDKSNVRFVIHNGMPKSLEHYVQESGRAGRDGLEADCLLLASGADAVLWRRMIEGDGPEAAAGALRALDAMSRFVDGAGCRHRSIVEYFGQEYDRPDCEACDVCLQEVDLVADPTVLGQKILSCVARLDQRYGADYTAKVLVGSTEERILASGHDRLSTYGLLADQRLQSVRQWIDQLVGQGYLRRVGEYNTLEITPDGRELLRGERTPQLLKPTETKRAAARRSGSGAASAESWEGVDRELFEKLRQLRLEFAAERGVPPYVVFSDATLRDMARRRPASLDSLLDVKGVGEKKRDDYGRAFVEAIVDHCTAAGVETDAIAPDEGSAVRRFDPGDEALVPPLSSLPAFELFQQGLNVDAVAERLGRVRSTAVKYLLDFIQHEQLMDSSPWIDPQLAVRIETAAEEVGGERLKPIFEKLQGEVPYDEIRIVLACVANR; encoded by the coding sequence ATGCGGCGTTACTGGGGCTACGACGCGTTTCGGCCGCTGCAGCGGGAGTCGATGACCTGCGTCATGGGGCGGCGCGACTCGGTGACGGTCCTCCCCACCGGCGGCGGCAAGAGCCTCTGCTTTCAGGTCCCCGCGGTCTGTCGCGACGGGCTGGCGCTGGTCGTCTCGCCGCTCATCTCGCTGATGAAGGACCAAGTCGACGCGCTGCGGCAATGCGGCGTGCCGGCCGCGGCGATCAACAGCACCCTGTCGGACGCGGAGCGCCGCGACGTGGCCGCGCAAGTTCGCAACGGCGAGTTGAAGCTGCTGTACGTGGCGCCCGAGCGGCTGGTCATGTCGCGCACGCTGGAGTTTCTCAGTTCGGCGAACGTGACGTTCGCGGCGATCGACGAGGCCCACTGCATCAGCGCGTGGGGGCACGACTTTCGCCCCGAGTACCGCGGGCTGCGGATCCTCAAGGAGGTCTTCCCGGGGGCGAGCGTCCACGCCTTCACGGCGACGGCCTCGGAACCGGTGCGGCGCGACATCGCCGAGCAACTGGGACTGGCCGACGCGGTCATGCTGGTCGGCTCGTTCGATCGGCCGAACTTGACCTACCGCATCGTGCGCGGCGGGAGCGACCGGTTCGGCAAGCTAAGTCGGCTCGTCGAGCAGCGGCGGGGCGAGTCGGGGATCGTCTACTGCATTAGCCGCAAAGAAGTGGAGAAAACGGCGGCGGGGCTCGCCCAGTTGGGCCATCGAGCCGCCCCCTACCACGCGGGGCTGAGCGACGACGTCCGCCACCGCAACCAGGACGCGTTCCTCGAGGAGCGTATCGACATTGTAGTCGCGACCGTCGCGTTTGGCATGGGAATTGACAAATCGAACGTCCGATTTGTCATCCACAACGGCATGCCCAAGAGCTTGGAGCACTATGTTCAGGAGAGCGGCCGGGCCGGGCGGGACGGGCTCGAGGCCGACTGTCTGCTGCTGGCGTCAGGGGCCGACGCGGTTCTGTGGCGGAGAATGATCGAGGGGGACGGCCCCGAGGCTGCCGCCGGGGCATTGCGGGCCCTGGACGCGATGAGCCGATTCGTCGACGGCGCCGGCTGTCGCCACCGGTCGATCGTCGAGTACTTCGGCCAGGAGTACGACCGCCCCGACTGCGAGGCGTGCGACGTCTGCCTGCAGGAGGTCGACCTAGTGGCCGACCCGACCGTACTGGGGCAAAAGATCCTGTCGTGCGTCGCCCGGCTCGATCAGCGCTACGGGGCCGATTACACAGCCAAGGTTCTCGTCGGCTCGACCGAGGAGCGAATCCTCGCGAGCGGGCACGACCGGCTGAGCACCTACGGACTGCTTGCCGACCAGCGGTTGCAAAGCGTGCGGCAGTGGATCGACCAGCTCGTCGGACAAGGCTATCTGCGGCGGGTCGGCGAGTACAACACGCTCGAGATCACCCCCGACGGCCGCGAGTTGCTCCGCGGCGAGCGGACGCCGCAACTGCTCAAACCGACCGAGACGAAGCGAGCCGCCGCGCGACGCAGCGGCTCAGGCGCGGCAAGCGCCGAATCGTGGGAGGGGGTCGATCGCGAGCTGTTCGAGAAGCTGCGCCAATTGCGGCTGGAGTTCGCCGCCGAGCGGGGCGTCCCTCCCTACGTGGTGTTCAGCGACGCGACGCTGCGTGACATGGCCCGCCGCCGACCCGCGTCGCTCGACTCGCTGTTGGACGTGAAGGGGGTCGGCGAGAAGAAGCGCGACGACTACGGCCGTGCGTTCGTCGAGGCGATCGTCGACCACTGCACCGCCGCGGGGGTCGAGACCGACGCGATCGCGCCGGACGAGGGCTCGGCGGTGCGCCGCTTTGACCCTGGCGACGAGGCGCTCGTCCCGCCGCTGTCGTCGCTGCCGGCGTTCGAATTGTTTCAACAAGGCCTGAACGTCGACGCGGTCGCCGAGCGTCTCGGCCGCGTCCGCTCGACGGCGGTGAAGTACCTGCTCGATTTCATTCAGCACGAGCAGTTGATGGACTCCAGCCCATGGATCGATCCGCAACTCGCCGTGCGAATCGAGACGGCCGCGGAGGAGGTCGGGGGAGAGCGGCTCAAACCGATCTTCGAGAAGCTCCAGGGAGAGGTCCCCTACGATGAAATTCGCATCGTGCTGGCCTGCGTCGCCAATCGGTGA
- a CDS encoding intradiol ring-cleavage dioxygenase yields the protein MSSLFALPRLIQRQARIAGRREFLHGCGALGVAGLLAPGAFAELLTLTPAQTEGPFYPDRLPLDTDNDLLIINDAITPGVGQIVHVAGKVTDAAGNPIRNALVEIWQVDGHGAYLHTRSGGERRDANFQGYGRFLTGSKGEYCFRTVKPVPYPGRTPHIHFAISRGERRVLTTQMYLKGHPQNERDGVFRSIRDEKQRAAAEVDLTPLPDSSIGELGGEFNIVLGLTPADPPRES from the coding sequence ATGTCCAGCCTGTTTGCGCTTCCACGGCTGATCCAACGTCAGGCCCGAATCGCGGGCCGGCGGGAGTTTTTGCACGGCTGCGGCGCCCTGGGCGTCGCCGGTCTGCTGGCGCCGGGGGCCTTCGCCGAGTTGCTGACCCTCACTCCCGCCCAGACCGAGGGGCCGTTCTATCCCGATCGACTCCCCCTCGACACCGACAACGACCTGTTGATCATCAACGATGCGATCACCCCCGGCGTCGGCCAGATCGTGCATGTCGCCGGCAAGGTGACCGACGCCGCCGGCAATCCGATCCGCAACGCGCTGGTCGAGATCTGGCAGGTCGACGGCCACGGCGCCTATCTCCACACCCGCAGCGGGGGAGAACGACGTGACGCCAACTTCCAGGGTTACGGCCGATTCCTGACCGGCTCGAAGGGGGAGTACTGCTTCCGCACCGTCAAGCCCGTGCCGTATCCGGGGCGCACGCCCCACATCCACTTCGCGATCAGCCGCGGCGAGCGGCGGGTCCTCACGACGCAGATGTATCTCAAGGGCCACCCGCAAAACGAACGCGACGGGGTGTTCCGCAGCATCCGCGACGAGAAGCAGCGCGCCGCGGCCGAGGTCGACCTGACGCCGCTCCCTGATTCGTCGATTGGCGAACTCGGCGGCGAGTTCAACATCGTCCTCGGCCTCACCCCTGCCGACCCGCCGCGGGAGTCGTAG
- a CDS encoding helix-turn-helix transcriptional regulator: MSDTMKNRVARLTERQREVVRLVSLGCTMDEAGAILGLSPSTVDNHRARAMKVLGADKAAIVTRLAIKYKISSLADALTVGEKRKSGRKKDGWN; encoded by the coding sequence ATGTCCGACACCATGAAAAATCGCGTCGCTCGACTCACCGAGCGGCAACGCGAGGTCGTCCGCCTCGTTTCGCTGGGATGCACGATGGATGAAGCCGGGGCCATCCTCGGCCTCTCGCCCAGCACGGTCGACAACCACCGCGCCCGCGCGATGAAGGTCCTCGGCGCCGACAAGGCCGCGATCGTCACTCGATTGGCGATCAAGTACAAGATCAGTTCGCTGGCCGACGCTCTCACCGTCGGCGAGAAGCGCAAGAGCGGGCGCAAGAAGGACGGGTGGAATTAG
- a CDS encoding PEP-CTERM sorting domain-containing protein (PEP-CTERM proteins occur, often in large numbers, in the proteomes of bacteria that also encode an exosortase, a predicted intramembrane cysteine proteinase. The presence of a PEP-CTERM domain at a protein's C-terminus predicts cleavage within the sorting domain, followed by covalent anchoring to some some component of the (usually Gram-negative) cell surface. Many PEP-CTERM proteins exhibit an unusual sequence composition that includes large numbers of potential glycosylation sites. Expression of one such protein has been shown restore the ability of a bacterium to form floc, a type of biofilm.) gives MTPKTRMPIRRFLVLALLLVAPTRGMAFNLQFTLVDNALGFTPTQRALVQEAVDRAEAMWETVLRGYQPGITIPVVPITVIPTTSGLASATFSSTTSQGGFTLTTSGFVNINVNEIVNFSNWQGPGANGLNFLDELIAHEVGHALGIGTLWTANGVYSGNFQYTGQYGVAAYQAEFDPLATFVPVENAGGPGTPHSHWDQMMRSSGEAGDPNGPGGPWVLSPLTGVVDPWGRDRAFELMTGAIDPDHIEPFVSRTTVQSMRDLGYLVNEFEDVNGDGVIDHLDRDVILANMGAMGLQVDSMRFGDVNRDRTVDHIDLALWRAAAGVPEPGTTILALLAATGLLVRRKSSAPGSARGSV, from the coding sequence ATGACGCCCAAGACACGTATGCCAATTCGCCGATTCCTGGTCCTCGCCCTGCTGCTGGTCGCGCCGACGCGCGGCATGGCGTTCAATCTGCAGTTCACGCTCGTGGACAATGCGCTCGGCTTCACGCCGACCCAACGGGCCCTCGTCCAGGAAGCGGTCGACCGGGCCGAGGCGATGTGGGAGACGGTCCTCCGCGGTTACCAGCCGGGGATCACCATTCCGGTCGTCCCGATCACGGTGATCCCGACCACCAGCGGGCTCGCGTCGGCGACGTTCAGCAGCACGACGAGCCAAGGCGGATTCACGCTCACCACGAGCGGATTCGTCAACATCAACGTCAACGAGATCGTCAACTTCTCGAACTGGCAGGGCCCCGGAGCCAACGGGCTGAACTTTCTCGACGAGCTAATTGCCCACGAGGTCGGCCACGCGCTGGGAATCGGCACGCTGTGGACCGCCAACGGGGTCTACTCGGGCAACTTTCAATACACGGGTCAATACGGCGTCGCCGCGTACCAGGCCGAGTTCGATCCGCTGGCGACCTTCGTCCCGGTGGAAAACGCCGGCGGGCCCGGCACCCCTCACTCCCATTGGGACCAGATGATGCGCTCCAGCGGCGAGGCCGGCGATCCCAACGGACCGGGCGGCCCGTGGGTCCTCTCGCCGCTGACCGGCGTGGTCGACCCCTGGGGCCGCGACCGGGCTTTCGAACTGATGACCGGCGCCATCGATCCCGACCACATCGAACCGTTCGTCAGCCGGACCACCGTCCAGTCGATGCGAGATCTGGGCTACCTCGTCAACGAGTTCGAGGACGTCAACGGCGATGGCGTGATTGATCATCTCGATCGGGACGTCATCCTGGCCAACATGGGCGCCATGGGCCTGCAGGTCGACAGCATGCGCTTCGGCGACGTCAATCGCGACCGGACGGTCGACCACATCGACCTCGCGCTGTGGCGCGCCGCCGCCGGCGTGCCGGAACCGGGGACGACGATTCTTGCGCTGCTCGCCGCGACGGGATTGCTCGTTCGCCGCAAGAGCTCAGCCCCGGGCTCCGCCCGGGGGTCTGTCTAA